A genomic region of Oryza glaberrima chromosome 1, OglaRS2, whole genome shotgun sequence contains the following coding sequences:
- the LOC127780605 gene encoding uncharacterized protein LOC127780605: MAAAMATGGLDPAAREAELAHLPGPKLVDHLCTTHRRADYEAVARVLDARDRRLEAALAENEDLRRKCDALLVGQRRPREEEEEEEAAGEKPSPGIIAAPEPARRDEEEVEGSSEEGEVRGVDFIDLSSSSSDDDEEKEVEAGRGAGSRVPIIKEVPDDAEGDEDDTLPLSQLWKRRRLGEPGAVKSEKGDGHNPVDSGGNDRPKCTSARTDVPEASTGEMVSRPGDSMVAAFVQGKGTVQPENVGGEMPRVMLHSPAQVIRSTLQKRKFGKKDGSSAIPGDTTSSQARSTSLAPKREGSAAVPGYTTSSQARNTGLSPKKCRDSTSPDDEMCNALADSVQVGAGSTMPRGPGEQDKGIGAVQRATVLHGTSGIGEQGGKLDSTPTKVGELNRREGGLQNKSIDSKSNDALKHQDKKDGRMVQKGDLSVQSCVPARPIVASVPSVTKNSEKGNSAKGVSQPPKGNDQMNKMSMVESSSKCGYEKVGADVQKCSPLPRQSEEGSVSRGVVSFEETGIATVHPLSIRNLSGLELRNLNKGGGELSKKLVVEGSPKYGEKNNDARSEKNSSPLGQSEDVKIIREGASNEEPRVGRLSPSILSNYSTGEQIHSVSKNAELCSPTAKKALFEPGSSCTPLKHTVCPPSSGKSISIQAKGEINLLPSAMSRHWETAAHMIASLRGNMELSMQALCALYHQRKLVIMSTEGQQTGTTGLTKIDAVRAIRLSEFLLDGKLKGPLKRTAKELLSHDATGPTFLEKVALSFSKELFDIYKNKKDPYFC, from the coding sequence ATGGCTGCCGCGATGGCCACCGGCGGGCTCGACCCCGCCGCCCGCGAGGCCGAGCTCGCCCACCTCCCGGGCCCCAAGCTCGTCGACCACCTCTGCACCACCCACCGCCGGGCCGACTACGAGGCGGTCGCGCGGGTGCTCGACGCCCGGGACCGCAGGCTCGAGGCCGCGCTCGCCGAGAACGAGGACCTGCGGAGGAAGTGCGACGCGCTGCTGGTCGGTCAGCGCCggccgcgggaggaggaggaggaggaggaggcggccggggaGAAGCCATCCCCCGGAATCATCGCCGCCCCGGAACCGGCACGGCGGGACGAGGAGGAAGTCGAGGGGTCGTCAGAGGAAGGGGAGGTTAGAGGCGTCGACTTTATtgacctctcctcctcctcctccgacgacgacgaggagaaggaggtggaggcgggccGCGGCGCTGGTTCGAGGGTTCCGATCATCAAGGAGGTGCCCGATGACGCGGAGGGGGACGAGGACGACACCTTGCCGCTGAGCCAGCTCTGGAAGAGGCGTCGGCTAGGTGAGCCCGGGGCTGTGAAATCGGAGAAAGGAGATGGGCACAATCCGGTCGATTCTGGGGGGAATGATCGACCGAAATGTACTTCTGCGAGGACGGATGTTCCGGAAGCATCAACCGGGGAGATGGTGAGTAGGCCTGGGGATTCGATGGTAGCAGCTTTCGTGCAGGGTAAGGGAACAGTGCAACCGGAGAATGTGGGTGGGGAAATGCCCAGGGTAATGCTGCATTCCCCGGCACAAGTTATCCGGAGCACCTTGCAGAAAAGAAAATTTGGCAAGAAAGATGGTTCATCTGCTATTCCAGGGGACACTACTTCTTCCCAAGCAAGAAGTACAAGCCTTGCACCCAAGAGAGAAGGTTCAGCTGCTGTTCCAGGGTACACTACGTCTTCCCAAGCAAGAAATACAGGCCTTTCACCCAAGAAATGCAGGGATTCAACGAGCCCAGATGATGAAATGTGCAATGCACTTGCTGATTCTGTACAGGTTGGAGCTGGTAGCACGATGCCGAGGGGTCCCGGTGAGCAAGACAAAGGAATTGGTGCAGTGCAAAGGGCAACGGTGCTGCATGGGACTAGTGGAATTGGGGAGCAAGGCGGTAAGCTTGATTCTACTCCGACTAAAGTTGGGGAATTGAacaggagagagggaggactGCAGAACAAATCAATCGATTCGAAGTCAAATGATGCGCTGAAACACCAGGATAAAAAAGATGGTAGAATGGTACAGAAAGGGGATCTCTCAGTGCAGTCATGTGTGCCTGCTAGGCCAATAGTTGCTAGTGTTCCTTCGGTAACTAAAAATTCTGAAAAGGGAAACAGTGCAAAGGGAGTTAGTCAACCACCAAAGGGAAATGACCAAATGAACAAGATGTCAATGGTGGAATCATCATCCAAATGTGGGTATGAGAAAGTCGGGGCTGATGTGCAGAAGTGCTCACCTCTACCTAGACAAAGTGAAGAAGGAAGTGTATCAAGGGGAGTAGTTTCATTTGAAGAGACTGGAATAGCAACAGTTCATCCTCTGAGCATTCGCAATCTGTCAGGACTAGAACTTCGAAACTTAAACAAAGGAGGTGGTGAATTGTCAAAGAAATTGGTGGTTGAAGGGTCACCAAAATATGGAGAAAAGAATAATGATGCTCGTTCAGAGAAAAACTCATCTCCATTAGGACAGAGTGAAGATGTCAAGATCATTCGTGAAGGGGCTTCAAATGAAGAGCCAAGGGTGGGAAGATTGTCTCCTTCGATCCTAAGCAACTACTCAACAGGTGAACAAATTCATTCAGTGAGTAAGAATGCTGAATTATGCAGTCCGACAGCCAAAAAAGCTTTGTTTGAACCTGGATCTTCATGTACGCCTTTAAAGCACACGGTTTGTCCACCTTCCAGTGGTAAAAGCATCTCTATCCAGGCAAAAGGGGAAATAAATTTGTTACCTTCAGCTATGTCAAGGCACTGGGAAACCGCTGCACACATGATTGCCTCACTTAGGGGAAACATGGAGCTCTCTATGCAAGCTCTCTGTGCTCTTTACCACCAAAGGAAGTTAGTAATCATGTCAACTGAAGGACAACAAACTGGGACTACTGGACTCACCAAAATTGATGCCGTCAG